In Candidatus Acidulodesulfobacterium acidiphilum, the genomic stretch TTTTTTTGACTTGCTTCCGCTGCCTTTTTTTGCCTTTTTTGAAGTTTTTTTAGTCATAGCAGAATGCTTCATAAAATGGCCGCCCTGAAAAGCATATGCGCTTGAGCCTGAAGCCGCGCCTATTCCAAAAGCAAATATCACAGCTAACACGGCGGTAAATATAATATTGTTAATTTTTTTCACGAATTATCACCCCCTTATTTCTATCCAATTTTTTTTTGATTTTCATTTTTTAAAACGCAAAATTCATTTTATTAATGTACGAGCGGGAAGTTTCCAAATGCTATTTTATTTCTATGAAGCAAGTCTATTTTTGGATTCCAAGACGACATGCCGAATCTTAATATTTTCACGTTATAGCCCATCGTCTTTAATAATGCCGCGGCCATTGACTCCCACTGTCCCACGTAGCAAATGCTTATAATCGTCCTATGTTTTGGAAGCATTTTTAAATACTTAGGCGTGAAAAGAACCTGTAAAGGTATATTATGCGCTCCGGCTATATGTCCCATTTTCACGAATGCAGCATGTTCTCTGACGTCTAACAGAAAATATTGTTTCGGATTATGTTCTACAATATATTCTTTATAAAGCACCGGCGCTAAAATTTGAGGAACGCCGACTATTCCCACCGCATTAGGCTTTGAACTTACGTGATGAGGGTTCATCGCTTGATAAGCCTTTTGCGCCAACATTTGGTTAAAATTTCCGGCATAAGAAACTGCCGCAGACGAAAGTAAAAAAATCACGCTCAAACTTAAAATAATAAACTTTTTCATAGTCTTACCTCCTTTTCAATTTTCAATTGAATTTATTCTTACAACTATATTATAACATTATCTTCATATCACCAGCAAAATATTTTATCGTATTTAAATACGTCCGCTATAAAACCGTCATAGTTTATTCCCGGTTCGTAAAGTCTGATAATTTTCGTATCGTAAGATTTGGAATGCAATTCCATAATTTCAGTTTCCGTTTTTGACGGTTCTCTTTTTAAAACATGAAGTATTTTCATATTTTATTCTCCGCAATAAATAATTAATATTAATATGGTATAACTATATCGTATTCGAGCATTTTATCCGCCAGTTCTTCATTAGAAATATATTCGAATTGATTATCCCTGCAATTTGTTAAAACTGGAAGTTCAAGCATATTTAGAACCATATCGAGATGCTTGTTTATAACCTTATTATCTTCAAGTTTTCTATCAAGAACGTATACTTCTACTTTATCGTCAAGGAGCGTTAACCCTCCCGACATTCTAAGCGCTTCGGCTTGTCTGTCGCGCGTAAATACAGCAATCTTTTTTGTCATTTTTCCCCCATTTTAAAAAACCAGAAACCTGTCTTCGCTTGTCAATGAGTTTATTATACTTGCGTTTTCGTACTGGGAAGCATACAGGAAACCTTCTATCTTTTCATGTATGCTTCTTATGCTGCATGAATATTCGCAAAGCGAGACATCCGAACCGGCTTCTTTTAATTTTCCGACGAAACCCGAATCGTTTAATAAATTGACTCCGTCGTCCATTATAAAACATTTCAATTCATATCCTGATTTTTTAGCGCTGTTTATGATTTTTTCTAAGTAATCTTTATATTTATCCGTCGTTATTAAAAGAGCAAGTTTCATTTATAAATCCTCAATGTTATTATATTTTATATTCTTCGTAAAACTTGTTTCTACAACAAATTTAAAAACAATTAATAATGAGGAGATACCCCGCTTTCCGTATCC encodes the following:
- a CDS encoding rhodanese-like domain-containing protein yields the protein MKKFIILSLSVIFLLSSAAVSYAGNFNQMLAQKAYQAMNPHHVSSKPNAVGIVGVPQILAPVLYKEYIVEHNPKQYFLLDVREHAAFVKMGHIAGAHNIPLQVLFTPKYLKMLPKHRTIISICYVGQWESMAAALLKTMGYNVKILRFGMSSWNPKIDLLHRNKIAFGNFPLVH